The DNA segment GGGTTGGACATGAGCTTCTCGATGTCGAGAAGGATGAGCATGCGCTCGCCCACGGAACCGAGGCCCACGATGCAGTTGCTGTCGATGGAGCTTTCGATTTCCGGGGCCAGCCGGATCTGGTCGGACGTGAGCTCCATGACGTCGCTCACGGAGTCGACCACGATCCCCACGACCCGGTTGCGCAGGTTCAGGATGATGACCACCGTGAAACTGTTGTATTCGGCCTTGGAGCAGTCGAACTTGAGCCGCATGTCCACGATGGGCACGATGGTGCCGCGCAGGTTCGTGACGCCCTTGATGAATTCGGGCGCGTTCGCGATGCGGGTCGGCGGCTCGTAGCCCCGGATTTCCTGGACTTTGAGGATGTCGATGCCGTACTCCTCCTGGTCGAGGCGGAACGTCAGGTATTCGCGGGCGCCTCCCACGGAAGCGCCAGCCGCTTCGTTCGTTTTTTCCATCACAGTCGCCATGAGTGGCTCTCCTTCAGTCTGCCCAGCGGCGTATCAATGGCGGACACGGCGGACCAGGGCCCCGGTGTCGAGGATCAGTGCCACAGTGCCGTCGCCCAGAATGGTGGCGCCCGACACGTTGGGCACCTTCCGGTAATTGGTCTCCAGGTTCTTCACCACGACCTGGTGCTGCCCCAGCAGCTCGTCCACCAGCAATGCAACGCGGCTGCCGTCCGCTTCGACGACCACCATGATGTTGCTGGACTTGCTCTGGTCGATGCGTGGCACCTGGAAGGTTTTCTCCAGGGCGATGACGGGCATGTACTCGTCGCGCACCTTGACCAGTTGCGAGCCCTGGGCCACCGTGTTGACGTCGTCGGGATTGACCTGGAAGGACTCCACGACGGACGACAGCGGCAGGATGTAGACCTCTTCGCCGACGCCGACCGACATGCCGTCCATGATGGCCAGGGTGAGCGGCAGCCGCACCGAGACGCGCATGCCGTAGCCTTCGGCGGAATCGATCTCGACGGAACCGTTGAGCGCGGCGATGTTCTTCTTGACCACGTCCATGCCCACGCCGCGGCCGGACACGTCGGTGACCTCGTCGGCGGTGGAGAAGCCGGGGGCGAAGATGAGTCCCCAGACGTCCGCATCGCTCATCTGGTCGGAAACGTCCAGCCCGCGCTCGCGTGCCTTGCGCAGGATCTTCTCGCGCGACAGGCCGCGGCCATCGTCACGCACTTCGATGACGATGGAGCCGCCCTGGTGCGAAGCGGACAGCGTGATGGTGCCGTGCTCGGACTTGCCGGCAGCGAGGCGGTCCGCCGGCATTTCGATGCCGTGGTCGCAACTGTTGCGCACCAGGTGGGTCAGCGGGTCGGTGATCTTCTCGACGAGGCTCTTGTCGAGCTCGGTCGCTTCGCCCAGGGTGACGAGATCGACCTTCTTGCCCAGCTTGTTGGCCAGATCGCGCAGCATGCGCGGGAAACGGCTGAACACGATGGACATCGGAATCATGCGGATGGACATCACCGATTCCTGCAGATCCCGGGTGTTGCGGTCGAGGTCTGCCAGGCCCGCGAGCAGCTGCTGGTACACCGCGCCATCGAGGCCCCGGCTGTTCTGCGCCAGCATGGCCTGGGTGATGACGAGTTCACCCACCAGGTTGATCAGTTGGTCCACCTTGTTCACGGCCACCCGGATGGTGGTGGATTCCATCTGCGCCTGGCTGACGGCCTTGGTCTCCGCGGCGCGTCCGCCGGCGGCTGCCGGCCTCGATGCCGAGCCATCGGCAGCACCGCCGGCGGAGGCGCCTGCGGCAACGGCATCCGGACGCTCGCCGGGCATGCCGGGGGCTCCCGGGAAGAACCCGTAGGAAACCTCCAGCGCGCCGCCGGGGGCGGACGGGGCGGACGCCACGCCGGGGGCCTCCTCGGCTGGCTCGGGCTCGGCCGCACCGGCGGCAGTGATGCGCACCTGCTCCTTCGAGACATGGAATGCGAACAGATCGAGCAGGTCGTCGTCCGTGGAGGTGGTTTCCACGCCGAACACGCGCACGCCTGGCTGGTCGGAGGGCAGGTCGCGGATGGTGCCCAGGCCGACGATGTCGCGGAACAGGTCCTTGATGGCGTCCGCCTGTTCGTTGCGCTCGACAGGGCCGATGCGGATTTCCAGCGAACGGGCCACGCCGGGGCCGGAGGGTGCGGGCATCGACGAGGGAGCAGGCACGGGGGCCGGGGCCGGCGCGGCCTGCACGGGAGCCGGGGCGGGCGCAGGAGCCGGGGGTGGCGGCGTGGCGGGGCCCGCAGCAGGCACGACGCCCGCGGCGAGTTCGCTGATGCGGCGCACCAGGTCGCCCGTGGACACGGCCTCGCCCTGGCCGCCCGCCTGATGGCGGGCCAGCAGGCTGCGGGAGGCGTCAGCGGACTCGAGCAGCACGTCCACCATCTGCGGGATGGGCTGGAGTTCGTGCCTGCGCAGGCGGTCCAGCAGGGACTCCATCTGGTGGGTGAGTTCGGCGACGTCGGAGAAGCCGAACGTCGCGGCGCCCCCCTTGATGGAGTGCGCGCAGCGGAATATGCCGTTGAGCTCTTCGTCGTTGGCCGCGCTCAGGTCCAGATCCAGCAGCATGTGCTCCATCTGGTCCAGGTTCTCTCCAGCTTCCTCGAAAAAGATCTGATAGAACTGGCTGAGGTCGAAATCGCCGCCGGCGCCTTCTTGGTAGTTTTCGGCCATGAATGGCTCCCTTGTGCTTGTGTATGACGCCGAGGCTCAGCGGATCACTTTCTGGATGACCTCGATCAGGCGGTTGGGATCGAAGGGTTTCACGAGCCAGCCCGTGGCGCCGGCATTGCGGCCGGCCTGCTTCATCTGGTCGCTGGACTCGGTGGTGAGGATCAGGATGGGGATGGTCTTGAAGCGCGGATGCTCGCGCAGCTTGCGCGTGAGGCCGATGCCATCCAGGCGGGGCATGTTCTGGTCGGCGAGGACCAGCTGGATGTCATGGGTTTCCGCCTTTTCCAAGGCATCCTGGCCGTCAACGGCCTCCACCACGTGGTAGCCGGCACCCGTCAAAGTGAAGGACACCATCTTGCGCATGGAGGGCGAATCATCAACGGCGAGGATCGATTGCATTTAAGGCTCCAACTCACTTGAATATATAAGGTAACCAGACGGGGCAAGGTCAGAAGAGATCAATGGAACCGGCGTCCATCTCGCTTTGGGTGACCGGATTGGGGCGGTCTGGCGCCATCTCGGCGAACGGTGCGGCCTCCTCGCCCTCTTCGGAGCCCATGGCTTCGGAGGCAAGCCTGAACGCGCAGCCCTGGAGCACCTTGGTGGTGTGCCAGATCAGCTGCGAAGCCATGTCCTGGAATTGCAGTTCGGTGACGGCACTCCTCAAGGCAGTGCGCAGCGCGAGCAGCTCCGGGGAGCCCTTGATCAACTCGTCCGACAGGGCCTGGTTGGCTTCGCCGAAGCGGGCAAGCAGATTGTCGGTAGCATGGCTGAGCAAGCCTTCGAGGCGGTGCAGGTCGCGCATGACGACGAGCAGGGAATCCTGAAGTTCCGCAGCCACCATGACGGGGAGCTGGACTCCTGGCTCATCGGGGCCTGTTAGCGTAGATTGCATGGTTTCTCCATGGCAGCAGGCGGCTCAAGGCACGCTAAATCCATTCCGGCAAACACGCTGGTGGCCACACCACCGGCAACGACGCACCGCCCGGTCGGCGAAGCGCTCCTGCAGGGCACGAACGGCACGCCATGGTGCGCCGTTTGTTCCAATATGTATCCTATGATAGCGTTCATATGGTCTCAGGAGTAATGGTTAAACCCCTGCGCATCCTGCATCTCGAAGATTCCCCTGCGGACCATGCTTTGGCATGTATTACGTTGCGCCGCGCCAACGGGATGTATGAAATACGCCACGCCGACACGATGGAGTCGTTCATGGCCTGGCTGGATGCGGAGCGATTCGATCTGGTCCTCGCCGACTACCGTCTTCCCGGTTTCACGGCGCTGGACGCGTGGCGCTGGGTGAGCGAACGCGGCGACGCCCCGCCCTTCGTGCTGCTGTCCGGCGCCATCGGCGAGGCCGCAGCCGTGGATGCGATGCGCCTGGGGATGGCGGACTACCTCCTGAAGGACGACATGGCCCGGCTGCCTCACGTGATCGGCCGCGCCATCGAAGTGCATGAAGCGCGCAGGGCGCGGGAGCAGGCAGTGCGCGACCTCGCGGCGTCGGAAAGGCGGCTGGCGGAACTGACCGAGCACCTGCAGATTTCCATCGAGCGGGAGCGTGCAGCGATCGCCCGCGAAATCCACGACGACATCGGCGGCTCCCTGACGGCAGTGCGATTCGACGTGGGGTGGATCGCCCGGCATTCCACGGAAGAGGCCGTGCGGGACCATGCCGGCAGCGCCACCGAGATGCTGCAGCATGCCATCGAGGCGAGCCAGCGCATCATGATGAACCTGCGCCCGCCCATCCTCGACCAGGGGCTGGTGGCCGCGGTGCAGTGGCTGGCCGAGAGCTTCGAGCGCCGCACCAGCATTCGCACCCGGCTGCATTCCAGCCGGGATACGATCGAGGTGCCCGGCGACGTGCAGCTGGTGGCCTACCGCACGGCGCAGGAGGCGTTGACCAATGTGTCGAAGTACGCCCAGGCCCGGCATGTCACCATCGATCTCTCGGACAGCGAGCGCGTGCTGACGCTGGAGGTGACGGACGATGGCTGCGGCATGGAGCCCGCCACGCGGAACAAGCCGAAGTCCTTCGGGCTCAAGGGCCTGCAGGAACGGGCGAGAACGGTCGGAGGGTGGCTGGACATCAGCAGCCAGCCCGGGCGCGGCACCTCGGTCATCGTGTCGATCCCGCTGGAGCCGCAGGTCGGCCAGGACGTAGCAGACCCGGGAGAAATGCCATGATCCATGTCGTGCTGTGCGACGACCATGCCGTGCTGCGGCGCGGCATCCGTGACACGCTCACCGAGGCGCCGGACATCCAGGTGACCGGGGAGGCCGGCGGCTATTCGGAACTGCGCGAGATCCTGCGCAAGGCGCCCTGCGACGTGCTGCTGCTGGACCTGAACATGCCGGGCCGCAGCGGGCTGGAGGTTCTGAGCAGCCTGAAGGAAACGGACTCGGCCATCAAGGTGCTCGTGGTGTCGATGTACCCCGAGGACCAGTACGCCCTGCGCTGCCTGCGGGCCGGGGCGCAGGGCTATGCCAACAAGGCGGGCGATCCCATGGAACTGATCGAGGCCGTCCGCACCGTGATGAAGGGCCGCAAGTACCTGACGCCGGAGGTGGCGCAGATGCTCGCGGACAGCCTGGCGCAGCCCGCGCCCGAGCTGCCCCACGAGGCCCTGTCCGAACGCGAGCTACAGACGCTGGTGAAGATCGCGTCCGGCAAGCGCCTTTCGGATATCGCGGAAGAGCTCATGCTGAGCCCGAAGACCGTGAGCGTGTACCGGTCTCGTGTGCTGGAAAAGCTCAAGCTCAGCAACAACGCCGAACTGACGGTGTACGCCATCCGCAACCAGCTGGTGTGAACGGCCGGCCGTTCACCGCTGCGATGCGAAGAGGTCGATGGATTGCTGCATGAGGGTGAGCACCGGCTGCTCGAGCATGGGCAGCGTGGCGGCGATGCCCAGCAGCCCGACGGTCAGGGTCACCGGAAACCCCACAGCGTAGATGTTCATCTGCGGCGCCACCCGCGAGATGACGCCCAGGGCCAGGTTGACGAATGTCAGCAGCGCGATCATGGGCAGGGCGATCCAGAGCGCGCTGGAGAACAGCGAGGCGCCGAGATCGTGCAGGCGCATCTGGCCGATCGACTGCAGGAAATTGCCATCCACGGGAAAGCTGTCGAAGCTTTTCACCACGGCCATGAGCACCATGAGATGGCCATTGATGACCACGAAGAGCAGCATGGCCATGTGGCCGAAGAAGCGGCCCACCGCACTGACCTGTCCGCTGGTGGAGGGATCGAAGAAGGACGCGAAGTTGAGCCCCATCTGCAGGCCGACGACCTCGCCCGCCAGCTCGACCGCGGAGAAGACCAGCCGCACCGCGAAGCCGACCGACATGCCGACCGCCACCTGCTGGGCGACCGCGCCGAGCGCTCCGCGGCCGTTGACGCTGATGACGGGCTGGTCGGGCAGCACGGCCTGCGCGCACACGGCCACCAGGAAGGCCAGGCCGATCTTGGCGCGGACGGGGATGCTGCGCATCGAGAACACCGGCGCGACCATGAAGACGGCCAGCACCCGCAGGAACGGCCACAGCACCGGCGAGAGCCAGGCCATGATCTGCGCCTCGGAGAAGGTGATCACGCCGCGCTCAGGTGACGACGGACGGGATGGATTCGATGGTGCGCCGGATGTAGTCCACGAGGGAGGTGATCATCCAGGGCCCCGCGACCGCGAACACGACCATGGCGGCGATGAGCTTGGGCACGAAGGCGAGCGTGGCCTCCTGGATCTGGGTGACGGCCTGGAAGATGCTGACGAGCAGCCCGATCACCATGACCGCGCCGAGCACCGGCATGGACACCATGAGCAGCAGCGTGAGCGCGTCGCGCCCCATCGTCAGGACCATTTGGGAGGTCATGGGAATTCCTTCTCGTTGGCGTCAGGTCACGAAGCTGGCGGCCAGGGAGCCGAGCAGCAGGTTCCATCCGTCCGCCAGCACGAACAGCATCAGCTTGAACGGCAGCGCCACCAGCACCGGCGACAGCATCATCATGCCCAGTGACATGAGGATGCTGGAGACCACCATGTCGATGACCAGGAACGGGATGAAGATCATGAACCCGATCTGGAAGGCCGACTTGAGTTCGCTGGTGACAAAGGCGGGCACCAGCACGCGCATGGGCGCGGTCTCCGCCGTGGCCCCGGACGGCAGCTTCGCGAGCCGGGCGAACAGGGCGAAATCCGACTGCCTTGTCTGCTTGAGCATGAAGGAGCGCATGGGCGCCTCCGCGCGCTCGACGGCCTGCTCGAAGGTGATCGTGTTGTTGCTGTAGGGCAGGTAGGCGTCCGCATAGACGCGGTCGAACGTGGGGCCCATGACGAAGAACGTCAGGAACAGCGACAGGCCGATGATGACCTGGTTCGGCGGCGCGGACTGCGTGCCGATCGCCTGGCGGATCAGCGACAACACGATGACGATGCGGGTGAAGCCGGTCATCATGAGCAGCAGGGCCGGCAGGAAGGACAGTGCCGTGAAGAACAGCAGGGTCTGGATGGGCACCGAATAGCTGGCCCCGCCCGCGCCGGAGCCGATGAGGACCGGCAGGCTGCCGCCGCCAGCGGCCTGCGCCCAGGCGGAGGCGGGGGCCAGCGCCGCGCAGGCGAGCACGCCCGCCATGGCCAGGCCGGCATGCCGCGGCCGGTTCACGCCGGAGCGCATGGGCTCAGCCATGCGCAACGGGCGCATCCTGGCGCCGGGTAGCCGCTGCCATCTCGCCAGCAAAGGACGTGGGCGATGGCACGTGGGCCAGGGGCGACGGCACCGCGGCCGAGGGATGGATCACGTGCAGGCACCGGACCTGCTGTGCCGTGACGCCCAGCACCAGCCAGACGCGCTGGTGTTCCGGGCCGACCTCCACCGTCACCACCCGCTGCTGGGGGCCGACCGGCACGGCGGAAAGCACCTTGGCCGCCGCGCCCATGCCGGAACCCGCAGCACCGGCCTGGCGTTGCTGCAGGCGCCGGATGAGCCAGGGCAGCAGCGCCACCACGGCGATGAACAGGACGACGACGACCAGGGTCTGCGCCATGCCGGCGCCCGGAGCGGCGTTATCCACGGCTCACGCGGCGCAGCCGCTCCGAAGGCGTGACCACGTCGGTCAACCGGATGCCGAACTTGTCGTTGACCACCACGACCTCGCCCTGGGCGATCAGGTAGCCGTTGACCAGCACGTCCATGGGCTCACCGGCCAGGGCATCGAGCTCGACGACGGACCCTTGCGCCAGCTGCAGGATGTACTTGATGGGCACCTTGGTGCGGCCCAGCTCCACCGACAGCTGGACGGGGATGTCCAGCACCATGTTGATGTCGTTGACCGGCGCCTCGTTGCTCGACGAGAAGGGGCGCACGGGGTCGCCCGCGAGGGGGCCGCCCTGGTCCGTGGGCGGAGCCTCGTCGGAGCTCTTCTGCTCCTCCAGGGCTTCGGCCCAGCCGGCGAACGGATCGTCCGCCGCGCTCTTGCCGTCGTTGTCGTTGTTGTCGCCTTCAGTTGACATTCTTTTCTCCCAGCCAGTTCACATCGGGGTTGCGCAGGCACTCCTCGATGCGGATGGCGTACTTGGAATTGTGCGTGCCGTATTGGCACTCGAAGATGGGCACTCCCCCGATCGACGCCTGGATGCGCGGCTCGCGGTCGAGTTCGATGAAGTCGCCAGGCTTCATGGCGAGCAATTGCTCGACGGTGGCATCCGCGCGGGCCAGTTCCGCCACGAGGGTGACCTCGGCCGCCTGGATCTCGCGGGTGAGCACGCGCACCCAGCGGCGATCGACTTCGATCGAATCCCCTTGCGTCGAGGAATAGAGCACGTCGCGGATCGGCTCCAGCGTCGCGTACGGCATGCAGATATGGATGGCCCCCGAGAGGTCGCCGATCTCGAGCTGAAAGGCGGTGGACACCACGATCTCGCTCGGGGTGGCGATGTTCGCGAATTGCGGCTGCATTTCGGAACGCTGGTACTCCAGTTCCAGCGGATAGATGCCGTGCCAGGCCTTCTTGTATTCGGCGCAGATCACATCGACCAGGCGGTTGATGACGCGCTGCTCGGTGGGGGAGAAGTCGCGCCCTTCGATCCGCGTCTGGAATTTGCCGACGCCGCCGTAGAGCGTGTCGATGATGCCGAACACCAGCGAGGGCTCGCAGACGATCAGGCCGCTGCCGCGCAGGGGGCGGATGGCCACGATGTTGAAGTTCGTGGGCACCGCCAGTTCACGCAGGAAGGCGCTGTAGCGCTGCACGGACACCGTGCCGACCGAGATTTCCGGGCTGCGGCGGATGAAGTTGAACAGGCCGATGCGGAAGTTGCGGGCGAACCGTTCGTTGACGATTTCCATGGTCGGCATGCGACCACGGACGATGCGCTCCTGGCTGGAAATGTCGTAGTTGCGGATGGCACCGGTGTCCGCAGCCTCTTCGACGGACTTCTGGCTTTCACCCGTGACGCCTTCCAGGAGGGCATCGACTTCTTCCTGGGAAAGGAATGATTCGCTCATGGGAAATCTCCTGCCGGCTCACTGGATGATGAAACTGGAGAAAAG comes from the Paracidovorax avenae ATCC 19860 genome and includes:
- a CDS encoding chemotaxis protein CheW, which encodes MAENYQEGAGGDFDLSQFYQIFFEEAGENLDQMEHMLLDLDLSAANDEELNGIFRCAHSIKGGAATFGFSDVAELTHQMESLLDRLRRHELQPIPQMVDVLLESADASRSLLARHQAGGQGEAVSTGDLVRRISELAAGVVPAAGPATPPPPAPAPAPAPVQAAPAPAPVPAPSSMPAPSGPGVARSLEIRIGPVERNEQADAIKDLFRDIVGLGTIRDLPSDQPGVRVFGVETTSTDDDLLDLFAFHVSKEQVRITAAGAAEPEPAEEAPGVASAPSAPGGALEVSYGFFPGAPGMPGERPDAVAAGASAGGAADGSASRPAAAGGRAAETKAVSQAQMESTTIRVAVNKVDQLINLVGELVITQAMLAQNSRGLDGAVYQQLLAGLADLDRNTRDLQESVMSIRMIPMSIVFSRFPRMLRDLANKLGKKVDLVTLGEATELDKSLVEKITDPLTHLVRNSCDHGIEMPADRLAAGKSEHGTITLSASHQGGSIVIEVRDDGRGLSREKILRKARERGLDVSDQMSDADVWGLIFAPGFSTADEVTDVSGRGVGMDVVKKNIAALNGSVEIDSAEGYGMRVSVRLPLTLAIMDGMSVGVGEEVYILPLSSVVESFQVNPDDVNTVAQGSQLVKVRDEYMPVIALEKTFQVPRIDQSKSSNIMVVVEADGSRVALLVDELLGQHQVVVKNLETNYRKVPNVSGATILGDGTVALILDTGALVRRVRH
- a CDS encoding hybrid sensor histidine kinase/response regulator, whose product is MVKPLRILHLEDSPADHALACITLRRANGMYEIRHADTMESFMAWLDAERFDLVLADYRLPGFTALDAWRWVSERGDAPPFVLLSGAIGEAAAVDAMRLGMADYLLKDDMARLPHVIGRAIEVHEARRAREQAVRDLAASERRLAELTEHLQISIERERAAIAREIHDDIGGSLTAVRFDVGWIARHSTEEAVRDHAGSATEMLQHAIEASQRIMMNLRPPILDQGLVAAVQWLAESFERRTSIRTRLHSSRDTIEVPGDVQLVAYRTAQEALTNVSKYAQARHVTIDLSDSERVLTLEVTDDGCGMEPATRNKPKSFGLKGLQERARTVGGWLDISSQPGRGTSVIVSIPLEPQVGQDVADPGEMP
- a CDS encoding FliO/MopB family protein, translating into MAQTLVVVVLFIAVVALLPWLIRRLQQRQAGAAGSGMGAAAKVLSAVPVGPQQRVVTVEVGPEHQRVWLVLGVTAQQVRCLHVIHPSAAVPSPLAHVPSPTSFAGEMAAATRRQDAPVAHG
- the fliR gene encoding flagellar biosynthetic protein FliR yields the protein MITFSEAQIMAWLSPVLWPFLRVLAVFMVAPVFSMRSIPVRAKIGLAFLVAVCAQAVLPDQPVISVNGRGALGAVAQQVAVGMSVGFAVRLVFSAVELAGEVVGLQMGLNFASFFDPSTSGQVSAVGRFFGHMAMLLFVVINGHLMVLMAVVKSFDSFPVDGNFLQSIGQMRLHDLGASLFSSALWIALPMIALLTFVNLALGVISRVAPQMNIYAVGFPVTLTVGLLGIAATLPMLEQPVLTLMQQSIDLFASQR
- the fliN gene encoding flagellar motor switch protein FliN, with the protein product MSTEGDNNDNDGKSAADDPFAGWAEALEEQKSSDEAPPTDQGGPLAGDPVRPFSSSNEAPVNDINMVLDIPVQLSVELGRTKVPIKYILQLAQGSVVELDALAGEPMDVLVNGYLIAQGEVVVVNDKFGIRLTDVVTPSERLRRVSRG
- a CDS encoding response regulator — encoded protein: MQSILAVDDSPSMRKMVSFTLTGAGYHVVEAVDGQDALEKAETHDIQLVLADQNMPRLDGIGLTRKLREHPRFKTIPILILTTESSDQMKQAGRNAGATGWLVKPFDPNRLIEVIQKVIR
- a CDS encoding chemotaxis protein CheW; translation: MATVMEKTNEAAGASVGGAREYLTFRLDQEEYGIDILKVQEIRGYEPPTRIANAPEFIKGVTNLRGTIVPIVDMRLKFDCSKAEYNSFTVVIILNLRNRVVGIVVDSVSDVMELTSDQIRLAPEIESSIDSNCIVGLGSVGERMLILLDIEKLMSNPDMGLISTHD
- a CDS encoding response regulator codes for the protein MIHVVLCDDHAVLRRGIRDTLTEAPDIQVTGEAGGYSELREILRKAPCDVLLLDLNMPGRSGLEVLSSLKETDSAIKVLVVSMYPEDQYALRCLRAGAQGYANKAGDPMELIEAVRTVMKGRKYLTPEVAQMLADSLAQPAPELPHEALSERELQTLVKIASGKRLSDIAEELMLSPKTVSVYRSRVLEKLKLSNNAELTVYAIRNQLV
- the fliM gene encoding flagellar motor switch protein FliM, encoding MSESFLSQEEVDALLEGVTGESQKSVEEAADTGAIRNYDISSQERIVRGRMPTMEIVNERFARNFRIGLFNFIRRSPEISVGTVSVQRYSAFLRELAVPTNFNIVAIRPLRGSGLIVCEPSLVFGIIDTLYGGVGKFQTRIEGRDFSPTEQRVINRLVDVICAEYKKAWHGIYPLELEYQRSEMQPQFANIATPSEIVVSTAFQLEIGDLSGAIHICMPYATLEPIRDVLYSSTQGDSIEVDRRWVRVLTREIQAAEVTLVAELARADATVEQLLAMKPGDFIELDREPRIQASIGGVPIFECQYGTHNSKYAIRIEECLRNPDVNWLGEKNVN
- the fliQ gene encoding flagellar biosynthesis protein FliQ, with the translated sequence MTSQMVLTMGRDALTLLLMVSMPVLGAVMVIGLLVSIFQAVTQIQEATLAFVPKLIAAMVVFAVAGPWMITSLVDYIRRTIESIPSVVT
- the fliP gene encoding flagellar type III secretion system pore protein FliP (The bacterial flagellar biogenesis protein FliP forms a type III secretion system (T3SS)-type pore required for flagellar assembly.) is translated as MRSGVNRPRHAGLAMAGVLACAALAPASAWAQAAGGGSLPVLIGSGAGGASYSVPIQTLLFFTALSFLPALLLMMTGFTRIVIVLSLIRQAIGTQSAPPNQVIIGLSLFLTFFVMGPTFDRVYADAYLPYSNNTITFEQAVERAEAPMRSFMLKQTRQSDFALFARLAKLPSGATAETAPMRVLVPAFVTSELKSAFQIGFMIFIPFLVIDMVVSSILMSLGMMMLSPVLVALPFKLMLFVLADGWNLLLGSLAASFVT